The Kribbella jejuensis region CAGCGCGTCCGCCGCCTTGAAGCCGAGCCCCTCGATGTCGAACGCGGACCGCCCGGCCAGATAGAACAGCCGCTCGCGCAGCTGACCCTGGCAGTACTGCGAGTTGGGACAGCGGATGTCGACGTCGGACTCCTTGGCCGGCGCCAGCAACGTGTCGCACCACGGGCAGTGCGTCGGCATCTCCCACGCGGGCAGGCCCTTCGGGCGCAGGTCGACGACCGGGCCGAGCACCTCGGGGATCACGTCGCCGGCCTTGCGCAGTACGACGGTGTCACCAGGGCGGACGTCCTTGCGGGCGACCTCCTTGGCGTTGTGGAGGGTCGCGTACTCCACCGTAGAGCCGGCCACCCGGACCGGCTCCATGTGCGCGAACGGGGTGACCCGGCCGGTGCGGCCGACGTTCACCTCGATCTCGATCAGCTTGGTGTTCACCTCTTCGGGCGGGTACTTGTACGCGATCGCCCAGCGTGGGGCGCTCGACGTCGACCCCAGCGCGCGCTGCAGGTCGAGCTCGTCGACCTTCACCACGACGCCGTCGATCTCGTGGTCGACCGAGTGCCGGTTCTCGCCGTAGTACGCGATGAACTCGTTGACCTCGGTGAGTGTGCCGACCCGGCGGGCGCGGTCGCTCACCGGGAGGCCCCACGCCTTGAGCTGCTCGTAGGCGTCGGAGAGCCGGCCAAAGGTGTGCCCCTCGACCTTGCCGAGGCCGTGGACGACGAACCGGAGCGGGCGGCCGGCCGAGACCCGCGGGTCCTTCTGGCGCAGCGATCCGGCCGCGCTGTTGCGTGGGTTGGAGAAGACGTCCTTGCCGGCCTCGACCAGTTGGGCGTTCAGCTCCTCGAAGTCCTCGACCCGGAAGTACACCTCGCCGCGGACCTCCAGGAATGCCGGGAGGTTGTCGCCCTTGAGCTGCTCGGGGATGCTCTTGATCGTGCGGACGTTGGGCGTGACGTCCTCGCCGGTGCGGCCGTCGCCGCGGGTGGCGCCACTGACGAGCTTGCCGTTCTCGTACACGAGGTCGAGGGCGAGACCGTCGACCTTGAGCTCGCAGAGGAACCCGCTGTCGTGGATCTGCTGCAGCGTCACCTCGCGCTCGAGCCGCTTCGCCCAGGCCTCCATCTGCTCGGCGGAGAACGCGTTGCCGAGGCTCTCCATCCGCATCGGATGGTTGACCGGCGTGAACAGCGTGGAGATCGGCGCGCCGACCTTCTGCGTGGGCGAGTCCGGCGTCCGAAGCTCCGGGTACTGCTCCTCGAGCCCCTGCAACTCGTGCATCAGCGCGTCGAAGTCGGCATCGGAGATGATCGGACTGGCCAGGTAGTACCGCGCGCGGTGGTCCTCGATCTCCTGGCTCAGCTCCGCATGCCGGGTCAGCACGTCCGCAGGTGCACCAACGTTCTCGCTCATAGGCAGAACTTACATCGGGCGACTGACAGTTTTCGGTTACTCGTCGGCGGCTTCGCCTACTACCTCGACGACCTCGCGGAGCAGTTTCAGGCGGGCTCGGGCGTCGGTGGGGGTCGGCGCGGCGGCCAGCCCGCAGGCGGGGGTTATCGCTACTTGCTTCAGGAGTTCTGGGTCGAGGCCCAGTTCGCGCCAGCGGCGTACCAGGGGCTCGGCGGCCTGGTCGGGGCGCGGGATCGGGCCGGTGGTCGGTACGACGCCCGCATAGATCTTGGTGCCGGCTTCTGCTGCGGTGGCGACCTGGTCCCAGGCGCCGTTGTTGAGCAGCGAGACGTCCATAGCGATGCCGCTGGCGCCCGACTTGGTGAATGCCTCGATCGGCGGACGTGCTGCGCAGCAGTGCAGAAGAGTGGGCGCAAACCCAGTGAAGAGGCTCAGCAGCTCCACCGCACCGGGCCCGTCGACGGAGCGGTGCTTGCTCCAGCCGGACGCTGTTGGCACAGCTCCGGCCAGTACGGCGGGCAGCCCGGGCTCATCGACCTGCAGGAGCACCTCCGCTCCAGGCACACGCTTGCGTACTTCGGCCACGTGCTGCTCCACGCCGTACGCCAAGGCCTGCGCGAGATCGCGCCGCGCACCGTAGTCGGCCAGGACCTTGTCGCCACGCGGACGCTCGACAGCAGCCGCAAGGGTCCACGGGCCGGTGACCTGTACCTTCAGCTGGCCCTCGTAGCCGTCGGCGTACTCCTCCAGCACGTCCAGGTCTTCCTGCAGCAGCGCCCGTGCGCGCCGCTGGTCCAGACTCGCCCGTGCGTCCCCGCCGCCGGTCAGCCGCCACCCGACCGGTTGCAGATCAGCGGCAAGCTCTGTGAGTACGGCGATCGTCCGGCTGATCATGTCGCCGTACGGGCGCGCCGGGAGCTCGGGCAGGAACGGGAGGTCGACCAGCTCGAGGACTGCGCGCATCCACTCGCGGATGTCGTCGCCGGGGACCGAGCCGAGTCCGGTGGTGGTCATACGGTGGCGCTGACGCGCTGGACCGAGTCGATGGTCGCTGAACCGATGACCCGTGTCCCGTCATACAGAACCACAGCCTGTCCTGGAGCGACAGCGGACGTCGGTTCCGCGAAGGTGACCTGTACGTGATTGCCCTGAACTGTCGCGACCACAGGGACCTCGTCCCCGTGCGCGCGGAGTTGGGCGGTCGCGTGGACGACGGAGTCGGCTGGGGCCGGGCCGCACCAACGGGGGTTGGAGGCGGTCAACTCGGAGACGGCGAGCTCCTCGCGGGAGCCGACGGTGACGGTGCGGTCGACGGGGCTGATGTCCAGGACGAAGCGGGGCTTGCCGTCCGCGGCGGGCGTACCGATCTTCAGGCCCTTGCGCTGGCCGATGGTGAAGCCGTGCGTCCCGGAGTGCTCGCCGAGCTTGTTGCCCTGTGCATCGACGATGTCACCGGGCGCCTCGCCGAGCTGCGCGCCCAGGAACCCGGCCGTGTTGCCGTCGGCAATGAAGCAGATGTCGTGGCTGTCCGGCTTCGCCGCCACCGACAGCCCGCGCCGCTCGGCCTCCTCGCGGACCTCGGTCTTCACCGTGTCGCCGAGCGGGAAGAATGCGTGCGCGAGCTGCGCCTGGGTCAGGACGCCGAGCACGTACGACTGGTCCTTGGCCGGGTCCACCGCCCGGTGCAGCTCGCGAGCGCCGTCCGGTGTGTCGACGATCCGCGCGTAGTGCCCGGTCGCGACCGCGTCGAAGCCGAGCGCCAGCGCCCGCTCCAGGACCGCGCTGAACTTGACCTTCTCGTTGCACCGCAGGCAGGGGTTCGGCGTCCGGCCGGCCGCGTACTCGCTGACGAAGTCCTCGACCACGTCGGCATGGAACCGCTCGGCCAGGTCCCAGACGTAGAACGGGATGCCGATCACGTCCGCGGCCCGCCGCGCGTCCCGCGAGTCCTCGATCGTGCAGCAGCCGCGCGCGCCGCTGCGGTACGACTGCGGGTTCCGGCTGAGTGCGAGGTGTACACCGGTCACGTCGTGCCCGGCCTCGGCCATCCGCGCCGCCGCGACCGCGGAGTCCACTCCGCCGGACATGGCTGCGAGTACCCGCATCAGGTGTTCCTTCCCACGTTCTGCAATCCGGCGGACTTCGCCCGCTCCACCACAGGTCCGATGTTGTCCAGGACCGCGTCGATATCGGCCCGGGTCGAGGTGTGCCCGAGGGTGAACCGGAGCGAGCCGCGGGCCCGCTGGTCGTCGTACCCCATCGCGAGCAGCACGTGGCTGGGCTCGGCGACGCCGGCATTGCACGCGGAACCGGTGGAGACCTCGATCCCCCGCGCGTCGAGCAACAGCAACAGCGAGTCGCCCTCGCAGTCGCTGAACGACAAGTGTGCATTACCGGGCAAGCGGCCGACCGGGTCACCGGAGAGCTTGGCGCCCTCGACGGTACTGGTGATGCCGTGCACGAGCGTGTCGCGCAGCTCGGTCAGCCGCGCCGCCTCCTCGGCCTGGTGCTGGACGGCGTAGTCGGTGGCGACCGCGAACCCGGCCGTCGCGGGCACGTCCAGGGTGCCGGAACGGACGTCGCGCTCCTGTCCCCCGCCGTGCAGGATCGGCGTCAGCTGCGTCTCCTTGTGCACGACCAGCGCGCCGATTCCGTACGGACCGCCGAGCTTGTGCGCCGACACCGTCATCGCGTCCACTCGGAGCGCGGCGAAGTCGACCGGCACCTGCCCGATCGCCTGGACGGCGTCGGTGTGCACGGGTACGCCGTACTCCTGGGCGATGGCCGCGACCTCGGTCACCGGCTGGAGCGTGCCGACCTCGTTGTTCGCCATCATCAGCGTGACGAAGGACACCGACGCCGGGTCGCGCTCGATCGCTCGCCGGACGTCGTCCGGGTCGACCCGGCCGAGCTCGTCGACCGGGAGCCACTCGATCTCGGCGCCCTCGTGCTGCCCGAGCCAGATCGCCGGGTCGAGGACCGCGTGGTGCTCGATGCCGCTGAGCAGGATCCGGCGGCGGCCTGGGTCCTGCGCCAGGCGAGACCACCACAGGCCCTTCAGCGCCAGGTTGTCCGCCTCGGTGCCGCCCGAGGTGAACACGACCTCGCTCGGCTGCGCCCCGAGTGCGGCGGCGATCGACTCGCGCGCCTCCTCGACGGTACGGCGGGCGCACCGACCGGAGCCGTGCAGGGAAGACGCGTTACCGGTGCGGCTGAGGTGATGGGTCATCGCCTCGATCGCGGCCGGGAGCATCGGGGTCGTCGCCGCGTGGTCGAGATACACCGTGCGACGGTCGGTGGCAGTCATATCGGTTTCAAGGGTATGTCCGGCGCGAATGTTCCCGCTCCCCGGGCGGGTCCTGGATCCGGTGACCCCGCTCGCACGTCATTCTTCCCGGGGGCACGAACCGGGCACGGAAGGCGGAATATGAACGACTGGTGGACCGAGCGCAGGCAGAACCAGCAGTTGTCCGATCTGCAGAGCGAGATGTCGTACGCGCGATCGGAGACGTCCAGCCTGCGGTCGCAGCTGTCCCGGATCCAGGGCAGCCTGCAGACCCGGGTGGAGAGCCTGTCGCGGGCGTTCGACGCGTTCGTCGAGCTGTCCGACCTGCGGCACGAGACGGTCGGGTTCACCGACGAGGCCGAGCTCCGGCGGTACGCGGCGCGGGTGGTGAGCGCGCTGGCGTCCGGTACGGAACTGCCACCGGCCGTCGATCCGGTACCGCAGTACTGGCTGGAGCCGGCTGTCACCGCACTGATCTCACTGCACGCCGGGGCACCCGACGAGGAGGCGGTGAGTACGGCGATCAAGCTCGACGAGCGCCGTACGTCGACGTTCCTGGCGCTGGCGTTGGCCGCGCTCGGGGAGCGGCACCTGGTGCGGACCGAGTGGCTGGAGGCGGCGTTCGGCGTACCGAATGACGACGGGACGTTGACGCGGGTCCAGCGGGTGCTGTGGACGACCGCGGCGCGCGGTGGGTTCGGGCCCGAGGCGCTGGAGCTTGTCGTTGCGAAGCTGCGGTTGGGAATGACGGCAGATGGCGCATGGCTGTCGAAGCTGGAATCCCGCGGGAGTGCGGGGTCGCGGCCGCGGGGGTTGAAGGCCACGGAGAAGCAGGACGACGCTTGGTACCGGTTGAGCCGGGTCGCGGACGCTGTGCAGTCGATCGTCGGCAACACCGAGGCGCGGGAGCCCGACCCGAGTCTGACCGCAGACGCCGAAGCGGAGCCGGAGAAGAACAGTGCGGCCGCGCTGTTGCGGTTGCTGATCTCGGAGGGCAGCGAACCGGAGCGCGAGACGCTGGCGCGGATCGCCGTACTCCGGGCTCGGGTCAGCGGGGGCTCCGACACGGTGGAGACGTTGGCGGACTCGGCCGGTACGGTCAACCAACTGCTCGCCGACGACCTGGCGATGTCCGCGGATCCTTATCTGGCGGCGACCGCGCTGCGCGTGATCGCGCCGTCGGTGCTGCCGGCGGTGGAGCAGCTCGCGCAGACCGCTGACCAGCCCGCGCCGACGCAGGTCACGGTGGACAGCGGCTCGCGGACGATCACCGTCCGCGCCGACGGACCGGACAAGCTCGAGCTCGGCGCGGCAACGACGGCCCTGACGTCCGGCGTAGGTGTCGCGACCGGCAAACAGAACGCACTGCCGATCGGGCTCGTCGTCGGCGGTCTGGTGGTCGCTGTCGGGCTCGGGCTGATCGTGCACTGGTTCTGGATCGTCGTCGGCGTGGTGATCGCGGGATTCGGCGTGAACAGCTACCTCAGACTCCGCTCGGCGTTGAAGGCGGACCGCGAACGCGCCGCCGGCGAAGCAACCAACCTGAACGACCGCTGCACCACCGCCGCCAATTCCCTGACGGACTACCTCGACAACACCCCGGCCCGCAAAGCCTCCATCACCGCCTCCCTCACCACCCTCCGCCAGCAGCTCGCAGGCTGACCGCCTCCCCCGCTGGCGGGTTGTTTGATCCCTGGCCCGTTGCAACCCGCCACCGGCCCAACAACCCGCCAGCGAGCAACTGGGCATGACGAAGGCCCGGCTCGGGGAACCGGGCCGGGCCTTCGGGGTGCTGGGTCAGGACTTGCGCTTGGTTACTTCTTCGGTGGCTGTGGGGAGGACCTTGTGGAGGTCGCCGACCACGCCGAAGTCGACCAGCTCGAAGATCGGGGCCTCGGGGTCCTTGTTGATCGCGACGATCGTCTTCGAGGTCTGCATACCGGCCCGGTGCTGGATGGCGCCGGAGATGCCGGCGGCCACGTACAGCTGCGGGGACACCGTCTTGCCGGTCTGACCGACCTGGTAGGCGTGCGGGTACCACCCCGAGTCGACCGCGGCACGGGACGCGCCGACCGCGGCGCCGAGCGAGTCGGCGAAGGCTTCGACCGGGCCGAAGTCGCCGCCGGTACCGCGGCCACCCGAGACGATGATCGCGGCCTCGGTCAGCTCCGGACGGCCGGTCGCCTCCCGCGGCTTGGAGTCGGTGATCCGGGCCGTCTTCGCGGCATCGGAGATCGTCACGTCGAACTCCTCCACCTCCGGAGACGTCTCCGCGACCTCCGGGGTGGCGGCATTCGGCTTGACAGTGATGATCGGCGTGCCATGGGTGACCTTCGCCTGCACGGTGAAGTTGCCCGCGAACACCGACTGCGTGGTCACCGGACCACCATCACCGGCCTGGACGTCGACGGCATCCGTGATCAGCCCGGAGTCCAGCTTGACCGCGAGCCGGGCCGCGATCTCTTTGCCCTCGGCGTTCGACGAGATCAGGATCGCCGACGGCTCCACCTTCGCCGCGACCTGCTGCAGCGCCTCGGCCTTCGGAGCCACCAGGTACTGCGAGAGCTCCGGGTTGGACAGTGCGATCACCTTGGTAGCGCCGTACTGCCCCAGGGCGGGCAGGGCGGCCTGCACATCGGAGCCGATGAAGACGGCGACCGGCTCGCCGAGCCGGCGGGCGATCGTGAGGAGCTCGGCGGTCGTCTTGCGGACAGTGCCCCCTGGGTTGTCCGTGTGGTCAACGAGAACCAGAACGTTCGACATGACTCAACCGCTCCTCAGAGGAACTTGTTCGTGGACAGGAACCCGACCAGCTCGGCAGCACCGCTACCGTCCTCGTCGGTGACGATCGTGCCGGCGCTGCGCGGCGGACGGGCGGTCACCTCGACCACCTCGGTCCACGCGCTCGAACCACCCACCTCGTCGGGGGTCAGCTCGAGGTCGGCCAGCGACCAGGTCTCGACCGGCTTCTTCTTCGCGGCCATGATGCCCTTGAACGACGGATACCGCGGCTCGTTGGCCTGGTCCGACACCGACAGCACCAGCGGCAGCGTGCCCTCGATGGTCTCGCTCGCGGTGTCGCCGTCGCGGCGGATCCGGACGGTCTGCCCGTCGACGGTCACCTCCGAGCCCAGCGTCACGGCCGGCAGCCCGAGCCGCTCCGACACCATCGCCGGAACCACACCCATGCCACCGTCGGTGGAGCCCATCCCGAACACGACCAGGTCGGCCTCGAGCTTGGCCAGCGCCTTGGCCAGGATCAGCGAGGTGGCCACCGCGTCCGAACCGTGGATCGCGTCATCGAGAACGTGGACACCGGCGTCGGCACCCATCTGCAGACCCTTCTTCACCGCGTCGGCGGCCTGCTCCGGCCCGACCGTGAGAACGGTCACTTCGGCGTCGCCGGCCTCCTTCACGGTGAGCGCGGTCTCGACGGCAT contains the following coding sequences:
- the ligA gene encoding NAD-dependent DNA ligase LigA is translated as MSENVGAPADVLTRHAELSQEIEDHRARYYLASPIISDADFDALMHELQGLEEQYPELRTPDSPTQKVGAPISTLFTPVNHPMRMESLGNAFSAEQMEAWAKRLEREVTLQQIHDSGFLCELKVDGLALDLVYENGKLVSGATRGDGRTGEDVTPNVRTIKSIPEQLKGDNLPAFLEVRGEVYFRVEDFEELNAQLVEAGKDVFSNPRNSAAGSLRQKDPRVSAGRPLRFVVHGLGKVEGHTFGRLSDAYEQLKAWGLPVSDRARRVGTLTEVNEFIAYYGENRHSVDHEIDGVVVKVDELDLQRALGSTSSAPRWAIAYKYPPEEVNTKLIEIEVNVGRTGRVTPFAHMEPVRVAGSTVEYATLHNAKEVARKDVRPGDTVVLRKAGDVIPEVLGPVVDLRPKGLPAWEMPTHCPWCDTLLAPAKESDVDIRCPNSQYCQGQLRERLFYLAGRSAFDIEGLGFKAADALIRGGLIADEGDLFALTEEKLAESDFFTTKAGALSANARKLLANLEEAKTKPLSRVMVALSIRHVGPTAAVALTEVFDNIDDVRAASEEQLAEIEGVGPTIARAMIEWFQVPWHQQIVDKWQASGVVMREERTGPTLPQTLTGLSVVVTGTVEGFSRDEATEAIVGRGGKVAGSVSKKTSFVVVGDSPGSKYDKAVQLGVPILDSAGFQVLLDEGAEAAAAVASRPAADGS
- a CDS encoding methionine synthase vitamin-B12 independent, with the protein product MTTTGLGSVPGDDIREWMRAVLELVDLPFLPELPARPYGDMISRTIAVLTELAADLQPVGWRLTGGGDARASLDQRRARALLQEDLDVLEEYADGYEGQLKVQVTGPWTLAAAVERPRGDKVLADYGARRDLAQALAYGVEQHVAEVRKRVPGAEVLLQVDEPGLPAVLAGAVPTASGWSKHRSVDGPGAVELLSLFTGFAPTLLHCCAARPPIEAFTKSGASGIAMDVSLLNNGAWDQVATAAEAGTKIYAGVVPTTGPIPRPDQAAEPLVRRWRELGLDPELLKQVAITPACGLAAAPTPTDARARLKLLREVVEVVGEAADE
- the mnmA gene encoding tRNA 2-thiouridine(34) synthase MnmA, producing the protein MRVLAAMSGGVDSAVAAARMAEAGHDVTGVHLALSRNPQSYRSGARGCCTIEDSRDARRAADVIGIPFYVWDLAERFHADVVEDFVSEYAAGRTPNPCLRCNEKVKFSAVLERALALGFDAVATGHYARIVDTPDGARELHRAVDPAKDQSYVLGVLTQAQLAHAFFPLGDTVKTEVREEAERRGLSVAAKPDSHDICFIADGNTAGFLGAQLGEAPGDIVDAQGNKLGEHSGTHGFTIGQRKGLKIGTPAADGKPRFVLDISPVDRTVTVGSREELAVSELTASNPRWCGPAPADSVVHATAQLRAHGDEVPVVATVQGNHVQVTFAEPTSAVAPGQAVVLYDGTRVIGSATIDSVQRVSATV
- a CDS encoding cysteine desulfurase family protein encodes the protein MTATDRRTVYLDHAATTPMLPAAIEAMTHHLSRTGNASSLHGSGRCARRTVEEARESIAAALGAQPSEVVFTSGGTEADNLALKGLWWSRLAQDPGRRRILLSGIEHHAVLDPAIWLGQHEGAEIEWLPVDELGRVDPDDVRRAIERDPASVSFVTLMMANNEVGTLQPVTEVAAIAQEYGVPVHTDAVQAIGQVPVDFAALRVDAMTVSAHKLGGPYGIGALVVHKETQLTPILHGGGQERDVRSGTLDVPATAGFAVATDYAVQHQAEEAARLTELRDTLVHGITSTVEGAKLSGDPVGRLPGNAHLSFSDCEGDSLLLLLDARGIEVSTGSACNAGVAEPSHVLLAMGYDDQRARGSLRFTLGHTSTRADIDAVLDNIGPVVERAKSAGLQNVGRNT
- a CDS encoding electron transfer flavoprotein subunit alpha/FixB family protein, with the translated sequence MSNVLVLVDHTDNPGGTVRKTTAELLTIARRLGEPVAVFIGSDVQAALPALGQYGATKVIALSNPELSQYLVAPKAEALQQVAAKVEPSAILISSNAEGKEIAARLAVKLDSGLITDAVDVQAGDGGPVTTQSVFAGNFTVQAKVTHGTPIITVKPNAATPEVAETSPEVEEFDVTISDAAKTARITDSKPREATGRPELTEAAIIVSGGRGTGGDFGPVEAFADSLGAAVGASRAAVDSGWYPHAYQVGQTGKTVSPQLYVAAGISGAIQHRAGMQTSKTIVAINKDPEAPIFELVDFGVVGDLHKVLPTATEEVTKRKS
- a CDS encoding electron transfer flavoprotein subunit beta/FixA family protein — its product is MKIVVCAKFVPDATADRRFRSEDNTVDRAGVDGLLSELDEYAVETALTVKEAGDAEVTVLTVGPEQAADAVKKGLQMGADAGVHVLDDAIHGSDAVATSLILAKALAKLEADLVVFGMGSTDGGMGVVPAMVSERLGLPAVTLGSEVTVDGQTVRIRRDGDTASETIEGTLPLVLSVSDQANEPRYPSFKGIMAAKKKPVETWSLADLELTPDEVGGSSAWTEVVEVTARPPRSAGTIVTDEDGSGAAELVGFLSTNKFL